caggcttcagtaagctatgattgtgtcactgtactccaacttggggaatagagcaagaccctgttggaaaaaaaaaaaatgtcattatagcactattcataatagcaaagacatggaattaacctaagtgcccatcaacagtagactggataaagaaaaggtggtaggtatacaccatggaatactacacagccaaaaaaggaatgagataatgccctctgcagcaacatagatggaactggaggtcatgatcctaagcaaactaatgcaggaacagaaaaccaaatatcagatgttcttacttataagtgggagctaaacattaagtacacatggacacaaagaagggaacaacagacactggggcctacgtGAGGGtggaagggggaagagagagacaatCAAAAAGTtacttattgggtactatgttcattaCGGTGGTGACGAAATAAAACGTACACCCAACCTCcttgacacacaatttacctatatagcaaacctACATATGTGACcctgaattgaaaataaaagtaaaaaacaaaaagagttttggcctggcacggtggcttacacctgtaatcctagaacttttggaggctgaacggggcagattgcctgagctcaggagttcgagaccagcctgtgcaacatggcaaaaccccatctctactaaaaatacaaaaaattagccgggcatggtggtggcgtgcctgtaatcccagctactcgagaggcagaggcatgagaatcgcttgaacccaggaggtggaggttacagtgagccgagattatgacactgtactccagcctgggtgacaagagcgaaactctgtctcaaagaaaaaaaatgcagcatcATAAAGCATTATACAATACAGTATAcagttttgttttaagaaaaataagcttatcgtataagcattttcttttaacttaagACTTACAAATTGAAGTAGCTTCAGGATTTTTCCGTGAATATAGCCCTCTGAATGAAGTTTCCTGCCTTTAATGAAcgatttataatttctttaaaggTTTCTTTAAACTGGAGCAATAACTGAAAGACACTTGTGAAGCAATCTGAATGCAAAGTTGATTACAAATCCCGTGGGTTTGTAATCAACTTTTCTTTTACAACATACTAAGGatatttttcatatcattttatgtaaatttacctcatttttcttttttgagagagacaaaaaagaaataacaacccCCTGTCTCCCAGGGGGTGTGCAATGGCAAGATcgtagctcaatgcagccttgaactcctgggctcaagtgatcctcccacctcagcctccctagtagttaggattacaggcacataccactacccctggctaattaaaaaaaaaattttttttttttNNNNNNNNNNNNNNNNNNNNNNNNNNNNNNNNNNNNNNNNNNNNNNNNNNNNNNNNNNNNNNNNNNNNNNNNNNNNNNNNNNNNNNNNNNNNNNNNNNNNttcactttttatttatttatttatttatttatttatttatttatttagggacagagtttcgctcttgttgcccaggctggagtacaatggcactatctcagctcaccatgacatctgcctcccgggttcaagcaattctcctgcctcagcctcctgagtagccgggattacaggcgtgcaccaccacgcccggctaattttgtatttttagtagagacgggatttctccatattggtcaggctggtctcgaactcccgacctcaagtgatctgcccacctcagcctcccaaagtgctgggattacaggcgtgagccaccgctcccggacCTATACTCCCTTTTTATAAAACTGGCCtcatattattccattgtatagtGGATACACTCTAATTTCTTTACAAATTCTTTACActatttttttgatgttttgttgaAAAAACTTGAGCAGAGAACTGAGATTATGAAGGTGGACTGAGGGATGAATCTGGCAATAGAgcataaaatggattaaagaggagagaatggaaaaggaaatgatTGATGAGAGACCCTTGAAATAATCCAGCTGAGATTAGGCCAGTTAGTGGCCATGGGTTTTCCCCTCACTCTCATGCATCCAACATATGCTTTCGTCCGTCTTGAAGTCCCGACATTTCTAGAAAACACAGTTGTCTTTCTCCTCTCTACCTTAGCTCATCTCAGTActtctgaatttcatttttgcTTGTTGAAATCCTACTTCTCCTTCAATATCCAGAAGAAACCCCACACCCTGACATGATTGGTCCTAGCTGGAAATTGTCCCTCCTCTCTTTCAACCTTCCTTTGTGCATGTTTCTTCCAAAGGCAGTACAGGGCAGTGGTGAAGAGCAACGACTTTGGACCCACCAATTTGCtacctctgtgaccttgggcacctTACTCAGTGCCAGTTCTcagtgcctcagtgtcctccccTGTCAGAGGGGGAGGAGTGCATACAGCGTTGTTACGAGGAGCGAATCAGTTAAAGTTTGTAAGAATAGTGCCTGATAGCATCTGATTAGCGctgaataaatgttagcaattgtTCTGATTCACCGCAGAGGGCGGTCTACGAGAGCGCGGAGCCCCACTCGGCCAGCGGGGCCTGGCGGGGGACCTGTCACGCTGAAAGTTCCAGGGTAGGGCCAACGCCCATCAGGCTGCGCATCCGCTTGGGATGCGCAGGTTGCAGTCTGCTGCCGGCGGCGCCACGCCCAGGCGGGCGGAGCGCGGTTCCCGGAGTCGCGAGCCCGCGGTCATGTGACACAGTGAAGATGGCGTCGCCCAGCTGCCTGTGGCTCTTGGCTGTCGCTCTTCTGCCATGGACCTGCGCTGCCCGGGCGTTGCATCATCTGGACCCGCCGGCGCCGCTGCCGTTGGTGATCTGGCATGggatgggtgagtgagtgagaagTTGAAAAGGGTTTGGCGATTCTCTCTCCTCCTAGCCTCGGTTCGCATCTGCAAAATGCGGGTGTAGAGGGCGAGGACCTGGTCCCACACAGCTCGCGGCTGCCTCGACATTTTAGGATTTGAAGGATTTGAAGGATTTGAAGGATCTGCGttggaaagagagaaggggaaggagccGTCCTTTGATGAGCTCAAAGAGAGCCGCGCGCGGTGTTGAGGTTTTACATGCTGTCCTTGATTAATCCTTACAGTAGTGGCGTCAGGATGCGGCATCTCGCACTTGATCAGGCTAGGTGAGCTGCGGCTGGCTACATGACTGGCGCATCTAcccttttatttattccttcacaCATTGAACAGAGATTTGTTAGGCACCTACAGTTCATTTACAAGCTGAGTaacccttatctgaaatgcttgggactgAGAAGTGTTtcggattttaaaaaaaatttgcatatataCAACAAGATATCTTGGGGATTGGACCCAaggaaattcatttatttttcgtATACACTTTATACACATACCtggaagttaatttttttttttttttttttttttttgagacggagtctcgctctgtcgcccaggctggagtgcagtggcaccatctcagctcactgcaagctccgcttcccgggtttacgccattctcctgcctcagcctcccgagtagctgggactacaggcgcccaccacgtcgcccggctagttttttgtatttttttttagtagagatggggtttcaccgtgttaggcaggatggtctcgatctcctgacctcgtgatccgcccgtctcggcctcccaaagtgctgggattacaggcttgagccaccgcgccaggcctgctggaagttaattttatgcaatatttcaaataattttgtgcaacccgtcacatgaggtcaggcatGGAAATTTCCAATTGTAGCATTATGTCTGCACTGAAAaactttcagattttggatttcgcATTTTCAGATTAGGATGCTGAACCTATATTCATTTAACAcagttattgagcacctacaagGTGCTGAGGATACAGTAGGGAACTAAACAGACtaaattctttgttcttttggaaCCTACTCTCCAGTTGAAGGAGCAgattataaagaaattaataagTAAAACATAACATATCAAATGGTGATAAGTGCAATGGAGAAAAGTATAGTAGGGTGTAGGATAAAGACTGGAAGTGGGGGCTTGCACTTTTAATAAAGCAAAGTTGGGaaagaattcatttaaaaagtgacaTCTGAATACAAAACTGAGGTGGATGAGGACAGTTGCCATTTGGCTATCTGGTAGAAGGAACAGTAAATGGGAAAGCCCTGATGCGGAAGTATGTCTGGTGTGTTCAACAGACAGCATTCAGATCAGTGTGGCTGGAAATGAGTGAGCAAGGGGAAGAAGTTAGGAGTTTAGTTTGGAAGGGAGGGGCAGTTACAGAAGTTGTTGGGCCTGGTAAGACTAATGCAGGGACTTTGGCTAGAGTGTCATGGGGAACTTTGTGACCAGatgagtgacatgatctgacacatttttaaagaatcactTTAGTTGCTGTATTGAGAATAGATTGTAGGGATTCATGGATAGTCACAGGGAGACAGGTTAGGAAACTATTGCAATAATTTAAACGAGATGATGATGGTTTGAAACTGTAGAGTAACAATAGAGGTGTTGAGAAGTGGTCAAAGTTTGGATAGATTTTGAAGGTGGATTGCTAACAGATCAGACTTggaataagagagaaagaaaggagccaAAGATGACTCCACAGGTTTTGGCCTGGACAGTTGGAAGGGTGACGTTTTCATTTTACCAAGATGGGGAAGCCTGTAGGACAAGCTGACTTAGGGTGGGGGAAAGATCAAGAGTCTGCTTTTGGGCTTGCTAAACTCAAAATCCTCATGAGACATCCAGGAGATGTTGTGGAGGCATGGAGCGTGGAGTGTAGGACAGAGATACCGGCTGGAGATTTAAGTAGGGAGTCTTCGGCATACAGCTAGTAGTTAAAGGCCTGGTGAGATCACCTAGGAAATGAGTGTACACAGAGGACTGAGCCCTGAGGTACTCCATTCCCTTTGGAGGTGGAGGAAATGAGGAGAAACTAGCAAAGGAGACTGTATCCGAACAACCAGTGAAGTGGAGGGGTCAGGAAAGCTCAGTGTCCTTGACGCCAAGTGAAGAAAGTGTTTCAGGAGGAAGGGCATGATCAACTGCATCAAATGTTGATAGGTCCTGAGTAACTGTATCAAATGTTAATGGGTCAAGGAAGATAAAGACTGACAACTGATTATTGGATTTAGCAATATAAAGATGACTAATCTTGACAAAAGCAGTTTTGGGAGAGTGGTGACAGTGAGAGCTTCATTGGGATGGgttacagaaaaatattcagaGTAATTAGAGTCAGCAAATACAGACAAACACTTTCAAGGTTCTACACCAGGCCCTGGGGCTACTACTGTGGGGTCAAAAGAGGACACAAGTTAGGAGCTTTGTGTTTTCCCAGAGCTCACAGCCAGTTGCAGGGGAGGCAGACGCAGTTAAGTAACCTATAATTACAGCTCAGTGTGGAGAACgttgttttcaaagaaataaaaggaatagaTGATTCTCTAGGCAATagccttttcttcttctaaaattgGTGCTTAAGCTTTCTTGCAGGTTGAAAATGGAATGAGTAAGTTCGAAATGGGAAATGATCTCACTCCACTTCTCCTACTCAGTAGCCAGTTTGCTTCCTGTTCCTAGTTCTGGTTCCTTGAAATAGAAGAAACAAGTCTGGGATTAGGACAAGATGAAGAGGCTCCTGAAGTGCAAATTTAAGGAGGCACTCACTCTCAAATTCAGGGTCAGCACTTACATAAACCTGAGAATGagtgcctccttaaattttgtgccctagagcaggggtccccaaccccctggGTCGGGtctgtgacctgttaggaactaggccacacagcaggaggtgagtgagcCTGGAGCCTCACCGCCAtgagctctacctcctgtcagatcagcagtggcattagattctcataggagctcaaatcctgttgtgaactgtgcatgtgagggatctgggttgcgtgctccttatgagaaaaTAACGAATGGCTgataatctgaggtggaacagtttgaaaaattgtcttccatgaaactggtccctggtgccaaaaaggttaagGACCACTGTCCTAGATGCTTCATTTGCCTCACCCTAGTCCTGGCCCTGAAGAGAAAACTTTGCATCTCTTCACCCCAAATATCCCCTGTGATAGGGGAAGGGAATGTGTACCTgtgcttatttttcatttgtaaatatggTGTCTTGATTATCCTATATGAGCTTTTTgggtttttggagacagggtctcattttgttgcccaaactggtctcaaactcttggcctcaagcaaccctcctgccttgtCTTACCAAAGCGCTGGAATGataggtatgagctaccatgcttggcctatatggaaaattttttttttttttttttgagatggagccttgctctgttgcccaggctggagtgcagtggcatgatcttggcttactgaaacttCCACccttcaggttcaagtgattcttctgcctcagcccctcaagttgctgggactacagacacgcgcctccacacctggctaattttcgtatttttagtagagatggggtttcaccatgttgcccaggctggtctcgagctcctgacctcatgatccacccacctcggcctcccaaagtgctaggattacagacgtgagccacgacacccagctccTGTATGGACTTTTGAAGCTTGTTATTACTTGATGAACAGGAGCTAAGcaaaaaatgttctttcttctgttttttaaaattgaggtaaAAATTCATATAcagttaaccattttaaattgtgcaattcagtggcatttagtgtaTTTGCAACGTTGTGCAACTAACACTTCTCTCTTTTTCAACGTCCCAGGAAAACACACATAGCCATTAAGCAATCACTCCCTGTTCTCCCCTCCTACTACTTCTTGATAATCTCCAACTTAGTTTTCTGTATATcagtggatttgcctattcttttttttttttttttttttttttttgagacggagtcttgctctgtcgcccaggctggagtgcagtggccggatctcggctcactgcaagctccgcctcccaggttcacgccattctcctgcctcagcctcccgagcagctgggactacaggcgcccaccaccatgcccggctaatttttttgtattttttagtagagacggggtttcaccgtgttagccaggatggtctcgatctcctgacctcgtgatccgcccatctcggcctcccaaagtgctgggattacaggcttgagccaccgcgcccggccgatttgcCTATTCTTTTTGatcatataaaaggaatcatgCATTCTGTGACCTTTTgagtctggcttgtttcacttagtgtaatgtttttgaggttcattcaagttgtagcatgtgtcagcactttgttcctttttataactcagtaatattccattgtgtgaatgtaccacattttgttcagtCATTCATTGATGGACTTCTGGATGGTTTCTCCCTTTTGACTGTTACAAATATTGCTGCTGTTAACATCTATATGCAAGCTTCTGTGTAGAcgtgtgtttttatttcttctgggtGTATAACTAGGAGTTGAATTGCTGAGTCATTTAGTaattgtatgtttaactttttgagaaagcACCAAACTATTTTTCACAGTGGCTGCttattacattcccaccagcaatgtccAAGGGATCCCGTTTTTCTACATCCTTGACAATACTTGTTGGTTTctattaaaaagtattattaaagACATCCTAGTCTGTgcgaaatggtatctcattgtggttttggtttgcatttcacATGCTTTTCACATGGTAGTTGTTAGacttttgtatatcttctttggaaaaatatctgtttaattccttttcctgtttttaaattagGTTGTCCTTGAGTTATAAATTCCtagtatattctggatattaagcCCTTATTGGataaatgttttgcaaatattttcttccattctgtacaTTGTTTTCACATTCTTGATAATGCTCTGAGGCCTCaaagtttttaaacaataaataatgttttgACTTATGAGTTTCCATCATTGTTTTTTGTTGGCTAGGAGACAGCTGTTGCAATCCCTTAAGCATGGGTGCTATTAAAAAAATGGTTGAGAAGAAAATACCTGGAATTTACGTCTTATCTTTAGAGATTGGGAAGACCTTGATGGAGGTAAGGCGCTTCACAGCTGTTCCTTTGAGGAGTTGCTGGCTGCTTTTATAGCATATACTGTTGAAATGCTTtgccttgtgttttttttttttttttgagacggagtctcgctctgtcacccaggctggagtgcagtggccggatctcagctcactgcaagctccgcctcccgggtttacgccattctcctgcctcagcctccagagtagctgggactacaggcgcccgctaccttgcccggctagttttttgtatttttttttagtagagacggggtttcaccgtgttagccaggatggtctcgatctcctgacctcgtgatccacccgcctcggcctcccaaagtgctgggattacaggcttgagccaccgcgcccggccgccttgTGTTTTTAGCAGCAAATCATACAATGATACTTTCACCCTTGAGTGGCTCGTGTGAGGATACCAACCTAAACGAGTTTACCTCTTAGAGAAGATGTCAGTGGTTGTTTTCAGTCCCATCCTGTCACTTGTCTCTGGCTTCTTTTTTAGGACGTGGAAAACAGCTTCTTCTTGAATGTCAATTCCCAAGTAACAACAGTGTGTCAGACACTTGCTAAGGATCCTAAACTGCAGCAAGGCTACAATGCTATGGGATTCTCCCAGGGAGGCCAATTTCTGTAAGTTCCTTTTGGTTACGAAAGAGGTTGAGAATAGTGTGTATGctcttttgtctttaaatttaaaCCCTTTGAGAAACAGCAGGTTTTCTATTTGGTTACAGTGTACCACTTAtatggaattgatttttttttttcttttattcagatAAATCCACTCCTCCAATTCAAGATTGTCACCTATCTTGGAAGGGAAATTTCCTAAAATGTTCCCATGTACgaagctttatttcttttcttttcttttttgagacggagttttgctcttgttgcctagggcggagtgcagtggtgcgatcttggctcactgcaacctccacgtcctaggttcaagcgattctcctgcttcagcctcccgagtagctgggactacaggtgctcaccaccatacctagctaattttttgtatttttagttgagatggggtttcaccttgttgtctaggctggtctcaaactcctgacctcaagtgatccactcaccttggcctcccaaagtgctggaattacaggtgtgagccaccgtgcctggccagaacttaatttattttctatgaaaGTTGAAAGAAAGATTTGTATTCACCTATATCAGAGGAAAATCCTGAAACTCTGTGGTTTTGGGGAACCACAGAGGATGACTAGCTTAATCTGTGATGCCGATTGTGGATGATACATTTCCGTCTGACAGTCGGAGCTAAAACTCCCTTTTATTCTATAGGAGGGCAGTGGCTCAGAGATGCCCTTCACCTCCCATGGTCAATCTGATCTCAGTTGGGGGACAACATCAAGGTAACTTTgcctctttgctttcttttttctctgttctaaCCCACATGACCacgtgatttaaaaaaaatctaggaacTGTATTTGCACAAGACATCAGCCATCCTTGCAAAATCCTGTTTCTCTAGCTTTTAACAAACTAGCCAGCATTGCTGGAGACATAGGAAGAGACTTAGGATTCCAGAGGCCTGCATCACTAGGTTGACATctacttctctccaatttcgttGACACGATTGCATGGAAGTGAGATGGTTATAGCCAAGTGGCAGGTGGTGGTTGAGGAGTTAGGAAAATGAGTGACCTTTCCTGTTCTCTGACTTGGTGATATCCTCTTGAATTTAGGCTTAGGCAAAGAATAGTGTGTAAGctcttttgtctttaaatttaaaCGCTTTGAGAAACAGCAGGTTTTCTATTTAGACAGAATTCCATACTTTTGGGGAAGGATGTGTCTTTAGAATGGAATTTCATCTCTGTTGTGATGGGTATGGCTGTTAACTGGTATAATGTGGGAGCAGAATGATTCTCCATATAATCAGGAAACCTGGACTCACCCAATTAACTATTAGTCATAGGCAAGTAATTTGGTATCTTAGGTTCCACTCACAGAGGAAACCAAAATATGGTCCTGCCTGTCTTATAGGAATTTTTCAGAGGATAAAGTGAAATAATAGGtaggaaaacacttttttttgagatggagtctcgctctgtctctgaggctggagtgcagtggcgcgatctcggctcactgcaagctccgtcgcctcccaggtttgtgccattctcctgcctcagcctcctgagaagctgggactacaggcgcccgccaccatgcccggctaattttttttgtatttttagtagagatggggtttcaccatgttcgccaggatggtctcgatctcctgaccttgtgatctgcccaccttggcctcccaaagtgctgggattacaggcatgagccaccgcgcccagcaggaaaacactttttaaaagtataaggATTGTACAAACACAAGTTggtaaaaacagctttattattcattcaacaaatatttattgaaaacctactatatgccaggaacaagacagacaaggtcCTTGCGttcatgaaatatatatatacacacacacacacacgtgcacatatatacacatacatacatagacatatgcacacatacacacatcatagactatatatacacacatatatgcacttatatacacacgtatatatacacacatatatatgtacacgaTAAAATAGAGGATAGCCGGGCATgaggtggtgtatacctgtagtccctgctacttgggaggttgaggctggaggatcatttgaagccaggagttcgaggcacTGTGGCATGCTAtaattgtgcctgtgaatagccattgcactttagtctgggcaacacagcaagaccccatctcttggaaaacaacaagaacaacaggATACTTGTGTGAAGGACACACTAGTGGTTGTAGCGCTTAAAGGAGTGAGCTCTAGGGCCAAACTGCCTGTGTCTGATCCTGGCTTATCCCTTATTGTCTAACCTTGGACAAGGTATTTTACCTCTCAGTTTTACAGTTTTCTATCTGTGATATGGGGAAAATAATGATGTCTACTCcacagggtggttgtgaggattacattAATTATTGCCAATATTTTGCTCAGAACTATTCGTGGCACTCAAAACAGTGTTATTGATGAGGATGCTAAGGATGAAGTAtagctgggggaggggaaggaaacagGGATGGGTACTATTTGAGGTAAGCTGGTCAGATATGACTTGCCTAGGACCAAGACCTGAGAGCTGAAAACGAGTCCAGCCATGTGATGCAGCACAGCCTCCAGGGATGAGCAGGTACAAAGATCCTTAGGCGGGAAGGCGTGTAAGCAGCACCAGGAGGAAGCTGGTGATGGTATTAGTTCTCTGCACTTTATTTTCATGAGGAACAAGTGAATGAGATCAGAGTTTGGTCCTGTTTGTTTTGTTCCTCACAGTGCCTTGTGCATAGTAGGTATTGGATACATGATTACTGAAGGAATGAATATTTGTCATCTACCTCTGTAGGTGTTTTTGGACTCCCTCGATGCCCAGGAGAGAGCTCTCACATCTGTGACTTCATCAGAAAAACACTGAATGCTGGGGCATACTCCAAAGTTGTTCAGGAACGGTATGTATGGTTAGCTGAAAAGATTACACACCTGTCACCATGTGAAAATACCATGCTGACTTTCATGCTCACAGTGATTCCAGCAGTAGTTCCTTATGACGTTCaaatgagatctttttttttttttttgaaacagagtttcactcttgttgcccaggctggagtgcagtggcgtgatcttggctcaccgcagcctccacgtcccaggttcaagcaagtctcctgcctcagcctccaagtagctggggttacaggcatgtgctaccacgcccagctaattttgtattttcagaagagacagggtttctccatgttggtcaggctggtctccaactcccgacctaaggtgatccacccacctcggcctcccaaagtgctgggattaca
The genomic region above belongs to Piliocolobus tephrosceles isolate RC106 chromosome 1, ASM277652v3, whole genome shotgun sequence and contains:
- the PPT1 gene encoding palmitoyl-protein thioesterase 1, which produces MASPSCLWLLAVALLPWTCAARALHHLDPPAPLPLVIWHGMGDSCCNPLSMGAIKKMVEKKIPGIYVLSLEIGKTLMEDVENSFFLNVNSQVTTVCQTLAKDPKLQQGYNAMGFSQGGQFLRAVAQRCPSPPMVNLISVGGQHQGVFGLPRCPGESSHICDFIRKTLNAGAYSKVVQERLVQAEYWHDPIKEDVYRNHSIFLADINQERGINESYKKNLMALKKFVMVKFLNDSIVDPVDSEWFGFYRSGQAKETIPLQETSLYTQDRLGLKEMDNAGQLVFLATEGDHLQLSEEWFYAHIIPFLG